The following proteins are co-located in the Labrys monachus genome:
- a CDS encoding M20 family metallopeptidase translates to MAGLAAAERRIVAWLAARESEMLSLLADIVNIDSGTRHADGVGAVAARLHGFFADHGLSGEAIAGPPFGNGLKVRVAGGNGPSALLMGHLDTVFPVGEAGRRPFGLAGGRAGGPGVADMKAGIVMNAFVLAAFQACGGHGGPLTGLFTGDEEVGSPAYRPLIEAEAAQADFAFNAEPGRPSGNVVVERRGGVFMRMAIKGKAAHSGIDVRAGISAVEELSHKVLALHALTDDRITVNVGVVSGGQSVNTTAPGAEALIDLRYPRAEDRAGIMAAIAAIVERSWVPGSSARLDITGEFVPMPPDAGTRALFERYRQAARDLGFEVGAEATGACADSGFAAAAGATTLCGLGPVGGNAHSPAEYVEADTVVPRAQALALTILRLDPAETRRGRGAARTTLPSPDGEGNDPAPPGIHAANHGVTDNEKKL, encoded by the coding sequence ATGGCCGGCCTCGCCGCCGCCGAACGCCGGATCGTCGCCTGGCTCGCCGCCCGGGAAAGCGAGATGCTCTCGCTCCTCGCCGATATCGTCAACATCGACAGCGGCACGCGCCATGCCGACGGCGTCGGGGCGGTTGCGGCGCGCCTGCACGGCTTCTTCGCCGATCACGGCCTGTCCGGCGAGGCGATCGCCGGGCCTCCCTTCGGCAACGGCCTGAAAGTGCGGGTCGCCGGGGGCAACGGTCCCTCGGCCCTGCTCATGGGCCATCTCGATACCGTCTTTCCGGTCGGCGAGGCGGGGCGGCGGCCCTTCGGGCTCGCCGGCGGCCGCGCGGGCGGCCCCGGCGTCGCCGACATGAAGGCCGGCATCGTCATGAACGCCTTCGTGCTCGCCGCCTTCCAGGCCTGCGGCGGCCATGGCGGGCCGCTGACCGGCCTGTTCACCGGCGACGAGGAGGTCGGGTCGCCCGCCTATCGGCCGCTGATCGAAGCGGAAGCGGCGCAGGCCGACTTCGCCTTCAACGCCGAGCCGGGGCGGCCCTCCGGCAATGTCGTGGTCGAGCGCCGCGGCGGCGTGTTCATGCGCATGGCGATCAAGGGCAAGGCGGCGCATTCGGGCATCGATGTCCGCGCCGGCATCAGCGCGGTCGAGGAACTCTCGCACAAGGTGCTGGCGCTGCATGCGCTCACCGACGACCGCATCACCGTCAATGTCGGCGTCGTCTCCGGCGGCCAGTCCGTCAACACCACCGCGCCGGGCGCCGAGGCGCTGATCGACCTGCGCTATCCGCGCGCCGAGGACAGGGCCGGCATCATGGCGGCGATCGCGGCCATCGTCGAGCGCAGCTGGGTCCCCGGCTCCTCGGCCCGCCTCGACATCACCGGCGAATTCGTGCCGATGCCGCCGGACGCCGGCACCCGGGCGCTCTTCGAGCGCTACCGGCAGGCCGCCCGCGATCTCGGCTTCGAGGTCGGCGCGGAGGCGACGGGCGCCTGCGCCGATTCGGGCTTCGCGGCGGCAGCCGGCGCCACGACGCTGTGCGGCCTGGGGCCGGTCGGCGGCAATGCGCATTCGCCCGCCGAATATGTCGAGGCCGACACCGTCGTGCCCCGCGCGCAGGCGCTCGCGCTCACCATCCTGCGCCTCGATCCGGCCGAGACCCGCCGCGGCCGGGGAGCCGCCCGCACCACTCTGCCTTCGCCCGACGGCGAGGGGAACGACCCCGCGCCGCCGGGGATCCACGCGGCCAACCATGGGGTAACCGACAATGAAAAAAAGCTCTGA
- a CDS encoding ABC transporter substrate-binding protein, with translation MKKSSDHLPAAKALRRSLLMGAALLAGFAATTPAASAAEKAEPAPTVASLTTCTATAVKTIKIGVLAPFSAGGMAADANDIYNAATLAADELNAAGGVCGKDARYILTFDKGDTEGQRSDAVITAVRRLTSASDLHLIIAPYASTSNFEINLMAKAKMPYIISGGAEATKGIISKNPAGFPTVWSRVPDYGGYSTDLPPLLDKYLSEGKLAVPAKTVYIIGSDDPYGTTIATGLKDSFEKAGWKVVGTETVPFQSVTDWRTQLAHIRDVKPGAIVVTEWSPASDATFFNQFIEQPTDSLLFLQYAPVIPEFNQMTHNKATGVIFNMLGGAIDSRPDTKDITAKYTAKFGPGGYFSVAGYNDVHLYALCIAKGTDPADHLAMGDCIGKLDVDTPSGRIAFDPKTHLAKQGDDYMPTIFYQVDDKGGKYIISPDFVAQSPFKQPYWMTTKPKT, from the coding sequence ATGAAAAAAAGCTCTGACCATCTCCCGGCCGCCAAGGCATTGCGGCGCTCGCTCCTGATGGGCGCGGCGCTGCTGGCAGGCTTCGCGGCAACCACCCCGGCGGCCTCCGCGGCCGAGAAGGCCGAACCGGCGCCGACCGTGGCCTCGCTCACCACCTGCACCGCGACCGCCGTCAAGACGATCAAGATCGGCGTGCTCGCGCCCTTCAGCGCCGGCGGCATGGCGGCCGACGCCAACGACATCTACAATGCCGCCACGCTCGCGGCCGACGAGCTCAACGCCGCCGGCGGCGTCTGCGGCAAGGATGCCCGCTACATCCTCACCTTCGACAAGGGCGACACCGAAGGCCAGCGCTCCGACGCCGTGATCACGGCCGTGCGCCGCCTCACCAGCGCCTCCGATCTCCACCTCATCATCGCGCCGTATGCCAGCACCTCGAATTTCGAGATCAACCTGATGGCCAAGGCCAAGATGCCCTACATCATCTCGGGCGGGGCGGAAGCGACCAAGGGCATCATCTCCAAGAACCCGGCCGGCTTTCCGACCGTGTGGTCCCGCGTGCCGGACTATGGCGGCTACAGCACCGACCTGCCGCCTTTGCTCGACAAATATCTGAGCGAGGGCAAGCTCGCCGTGCCCGCCAAGACCGTCTACATCATCGGATCGGACGATCCCTACGGCACCACCATCGCCACCGGCCTCAAGGACAGCTTCGAGAAGGCCGGCTGGAAGGTGGTCGGCACCGAGACGGTCCCGTTCCAGAGCGTCACCGACTGGCGTACCCAGCTCGCCCATATCCGCGACGTGAAGCCCGGCGCCATCGTCGTCACCGAGTGGTCGCCCGCCAGCGACGCCACCTTCTTCAACCAGTTCATCGAGCAACCGACCGACTCCCTGCTCTTCCTGCAATACGCGCCGGTCATTCCCGAATTCAACCAGATGACGCACAACAAGGCGACGGGCGTGATCTTCAACATGCTCGGCGGCGCCATCGATTCCCGGCCGGACACCAAGGACATCACCGCCAAATACACCGCCAAATTCGGGCCGGGCGGCTATTTCTCGGTGGCCGGCTACAATGACGTGCATCTCTACGCCCTGTGCATCGCCAAGGGCACCGATCCGGCCGACCACCTCGCCATGGGCGATTGCATCGGCAAGCTCGATGTCGACACCCCCTCCGGCCGCATCGCCTTCGACCCCAAGACGCACCTCGCCAAGCAGGGCGACGACTACATGCCGACGATCTTCTACCAGGTCGACGACAAGGGCGGAAAATACATCATCAGCCCGGATTTCGTGGCCCAGTCGCCGTTCAAGCAGCCCTATTGGATGACGACGAAGCCGAAGACCTGA
- a CDS encoding ABC transporter ATP-binding protein, translating into MDARSPQPLLEVEGICRSFGALVAVDDVSLRLGPREILGIAGPNGAGKTTLFNVITGIPFKADKGRITFRGTRIEAMAPHRIFRLGLARTFQKETSFANLTVEQNVRLGAAFGADLRGKELAAAVDRALERLDLSARRRDPAASLTVYGTKRLMLASAIVTRPPLLMLDEPASGLTASEVADLKSLILGFRDDGMAILLIEHILPLLFGISERVMVMDFGRKLVEGTPADVARDQRVIDAYLGGQSEGAADALAG; encoded by the coding sequence ATGGACGCGCGCAGCCCACAGCCCCTGCTGGAAGTCGAAGGGATCTGCCGGTCCTTCGGCGCGCTCGTCGCCGTCGACGACGTCTCGCTGCGGCTGGGGCCGCGGGAGATCCTCGGCATTGCCGGGCCCAACGGCGCCGGCAAGACCACCCTGTTCAACGTGATCACCGGCATTCCCTTCAAGGCCGACAAAGGCAGGATCACCTTCCGCGGCACCCGCATCGAGGCGATGGCGCCGCATCGCATCTTCCGCCTGGGGCTCGCCCGCACCTTCCAGAAGGAGACCTCCTTCGCCAACCTCACGGTCGAGCAGAATGTCAGGCTCGGCGCGGCCTTCGGCGCCGACCTGCGGGGCAAGGAGCTGGCGGCGGCCGTCGACCGCGCGCTGGAGCGGCTCGACCTCTCGGCCCGGCGGCGCGATCCGGCGGCCTCCCTCACCGTCTACGGCACCAAGCGGCTGATGCTCGCCTCGGCGATCGTCACCAGGCCGCCCTTGCTGATGCTCGACGAACCGGCTTCGGGCCTCACGGCCAGCGAAGTGGCGGACCTGAAGTCGCTCATCCTCGGCTTCCGCGACGACGGCATGGCGATCCTCCTGATCGAGCACATCCTGCCGCTGCTGTTCGGCATCTCGGAACGCGTGATGGTGATGGATTTCGGCCGCAAGCTCGTCGAGGGCACCCCGGCGGACGTGGCGCGCGACCAGCGCGTCATCGACGCCTATCTCGGCGGCCAGAGCGAGGGAGCGGCCGATGCGCTTGCAGGTTGA
- a CDS encoding ABC transporter ATP-binding protein, whose product MRLQVDGLNAGYGRVQVLHDISIVVDGQRVGLFGPNGHGKTTLLRTLSGLIRPKLGRVRFGETDITGLSPQAVVAEGLIHVPQGSTLLPRMSVIEALTLGAYATRAWPQRRRTLDEVFALFPRLAERRHQRCNTLSGGERQMAAIGAGLMGCPKLLMLDEPTLGLAPKLRSELARAIHAIAETGVGLLVVDQDIDMLLGLCDRLYLIEQGRVAMDIADRSQLQHQDVLKRYFGSAA is encoded by the coding sequence ATGCGCTTGCAGGTTGATGGCCTCAACGCCGGCTACGGCCGGGTCCAGGTGCTGCACGACATCTCGATCGTGGTCGACGGCCAGCGCGTCGGGCTGTTCGGCCCCAACGGCCATGGCAAGACCACGCTGCTGCGCACGCTTTCCGGGCTGATCAGGCCGAAGCTCGGTCGCGTCCGCTTCGGCGAGACCGACATCACCGGCCTGTCGCCGCAGGCCGTCGTCGCCGAGGGCCTGATCCATGTGCCGCAGGGCAGCACGCTGCTGCCGCGCATGAGCGTGATCGAGGCGCTGACGCTCGGCGCCTACGCCACGCGCGCCTGGCCGCAGCGGCGCCGGACGCTGGACGAGGTCTTCGCTCTCTTCCCGCGCCTCGCCGAGCGCCGGCACCAGCGCTGCAACACGCTCAGCGGCGGCGAGCGCCAGATGGCGGCGATCGGGGCCGGCCTGATGGGCTGCCCGAAATTGCTGATGCTCGACGAGCCGACGCTGGGCCTCGCGCCCAAGCTGCGCAGCGAGCTCGCCAGGGCGATCCACGCCATCGCCGAGACCGGCGTCGGCCTGCTCGTCGTCGACCAGGACATCGACATGCTGCTGGGCCTCTGCGACCGGCTCTATCTCATCGAACAGGGGCGCGTGGCCATGGATATCGCCGATCGGAGCCAGCTCCAGCACCAGGACGTGCTGAAGCGCTATTTCGGGAGCGCGGCCTGA
- a CDS encoding branched-chain amino acid ABC transporter permease: MSAIIVSGLVSGALYALVASGLSLVWGSLGVFNFAHGVLLMAGAYVAWWVSAPDGLGLGLPVGILASLTFLIVAGAIFYFLLVRPWVGKANAELAVIMTTIAGSIFMQNLVLEVFGGRFKTIDQLVEGTVTVAGTPIQAQNLLTIILAPLLLVGLWLFLTRNRTGLAIRAVAQNQDAAQLFGISVQRVYILTFAMSAVLAGVAGILLGGLFNISPDMGTDPLLRAFVVVVFGGLGSLPGTILGAYAIGLIEAFASYYIGIYWTPVVLFAVLIAVLVVRPTGLMGRPA; encoded by the coding sequence ATGAGCGCCATCATCGTCAGCGGACTGGTGTCCGGGGCCCTCTACGCCCTCGTCGCCAGCGGCCTGTCCCTGGTCTGGGGCTCGCTCGGCGTCTTCAACTTCGCCCATGGCGTGCTGCTGATGGCCGGCGCCTATGTCGCCTGGTGGGTCTCGGCGCCCGACGGGCTCGGGCTCGGCCTGCCGGTCGGCATCCTCGCCAGCCTGACCTTCCTCATCGTCGCCGGCGCGATCTTCTATTTCCTGCTGGTCCGGCCCTGGGTCGGCAAGGCCAATGCCGAGCTCGCGGTGATCATGACGACGATCGCCGGCTCGATCTTCATGCAGAACCTGGTGCTGGAAGTGTTCGGCGGCCGCTTCAAGACCATAGACCAGTTGGTCGAGGGCACGGTCACCGTCGCCGGCACGCCGATCCAGGCGCAGAACCTCCTCACCATCATCCTGGCGCCGCTGCTGCTGGTCGGCCTCTGGCTGTTCCTGACGCGCAACCGCACCGGCCTCGCTATCCGCGCCGTCGCGCAGAACCAGGATGCGGCGCAGCTCTTCGGCATCAGCGTGCAGCGTGTCTACATCCTCACCTTCGCGATGAGCGCCGTGCTCGCGGGCGTGGCGGGCATCCTGCTCGGCGGGCTGTTCAACATCAGCCCCGACATGGGCACCGATCCCCTGCTACGCGCCTTCGTGGTGGTGGTGTTCGGCGGGCTCGGCAGCCTGCCCGGCACCATCCTCGGCGCCTATGCCATCGGCCTGATCGAAGCCTTCGCCTCCTATTATATCGGCATCTACTGGACGCCCGTCGTGCTGTTCGCGGTGCTGATCGCTGTCCTGGTCGTCCGGCCGACCGGGCTGATGGGGCGCCCCGCATGA
- a CDS encoding branched-chain amino acid ABC transporter permease produces the protein MIRDRFTAWRILGAVLVLAAALAAPQVLTSAVAQNLAILSLLYAVVASNWDLTLGYAGIFNFAHVAFFGIGSYVAAISTLQFDLPVWWDLVLAVAVVMVVGAIVSALALRLRGIYVALVTFALTQLCVALINSQKDLTGGPVGLIGVPDLQIGDFAFGSDPRSYFYAAEILLIASTIAMRWLATSNFGLSLVALRDYENYAVSRGIPARRQRVLAIVISSIPTSLAGCLYAHYLIVASPDVFSFSLTTLLLTMVLVGGAGTIYGPILAAFVLTVGTEELSSLGNFRYMIVAALIVLTLRFLPGGIWSLRRWRRPAAPAPLSVALDEKGAP, from the coding sequence ATGATCCGCGACCGCTTCACCGCCTGGCGCATCCTCGGCGCCGTCCTCGTCCTGGCGGCGGCACTCGCCGCCCCGCAGGTGCTGACCAGCGCCGTCGCCCAGAACCTGGCGATCCTCTCGCTGCTCTATGCCGTCGTCGCCTCGAACTGGGACCTGACGCTCGGCTATGCCGGCATCTTCAACTTCGCCCATGTCGCCTTCTTCGGCATCGGCTCCTATGTCGCGGCGATCTCGACGCTGCAGTTCGACCTGCCGGTCTGGTGGGACCTGGTGCTGGCGGTCGCCGTGGTGATGGTGGTGGGGGCGATCGTCTCCGCCTTGGCGCTGCGGCTGCGCGGCATCTATGTGGCGCTGGTGACCTTCGCGCTCACCCAGCTCTGCGTCGCCCTCATCAACAGCCAGAAGGACCTCACCGGCGGCCCCGTCGGCCTGATCGGCGTGCCCGACCTGCAGATCGGCGATTTCGCCTTCGGCTCCGACCCGCGTTCCTATTTCTATGCCGCCGAGATCCTACTGATCGCCTCGACGATCGCCATGCGCTGGCTCGCCACCTCGAATTTTGGCCTCAGCCTCGTCGCCCTGCGCGACTATGAGAACTACGCCGTCAGCCGCGGCATCCCGGCACGCCGGCAGCGGGTGCTCGCCATCGTGATCTCGAGCATCCCGACCAGCCTCGCCGGCTGCCTCTATGCGCATTACCTGATCGTCGCCTCCCCCGACGTGTTCTCCTTCTCGCTGACCACCCTGCTCCTCACCATGGTGCTGGTCGGCGGCGCCGGGACGATCTACGGGCCTATCCTGGCGGCGTTCGTCCTCACCGTCGGCACCGAGGAACTCTCCTCGCTCGGCAATTTCCGCTACATGATCGTCGCCGCCCTGATCGTGCTGACGCTGCGCTTCCTGCCCGGCGGCATCTGGTCGCTGCGGCGTTGGCGACGGCCGGCGGCCCCCGCTCCGCTTTCGGTTGCTCTCGATGAGAAAGGCGCCCCATGA
- a CDS encoding SDR family NAD(P)-dependent oxidoreductase, whose translation MSRFAGRRAIVTGAAGGIGAAVVARLLSEGAAVAALDRDEPALERLAAAPSLHRVAGDLRTPETARAAVAKAVGLLGGPAEIVVSAAGVYALSPAAKVEAQDWDFNQDINLKAPFFVAQAAVAARAAGAAAAAQPMAIVNIASVGAYRSGTGDAALSYSASKGGLVALTRSMAAEWAPQGIRVNVVSPGVIDTAMVRIMDDPDAGSAWLEARVPMGRLGRPDEIAAVVCFLASDEASYVTGAELIADGGYMCR comes from the coding sequence ATGAGCCGCTTTGCCGGCCGAAGAGCGATCGTCACCGGGGCCGCCGGCGGCATCGGCGCCGCCGTCGTGGCGCGGCTTCTGTCGGAAGGCGCCGCCGTCGCGGCGCTCGACCGCGACGAGCCGGCACTGGAGCGCCTCGCCGCCGCGCCCTCGCTGCATCGGGTCGCGGGCGATCTGCGCACACCCGAAACCGCCCGCGCGGCGGTGGCGAAGGCGGTCGGCCTGCTGGGCGGGCCGGCGGAGATCGTCGTCTCCGCCGCCGGCGTCTACGCCCTGTCGCCGGCCGCGAAGGTCGAGGCGCAGGACTGGGACTTCAACCAGGACATCAATCTCAAGGCGCCCTTCTTCGTCGCCCAGGCCGCCGTCGCGGCGCGGGCCGCCGGTGCGGCAGCGGCTGCCCAGCCGATGGCGATCGTCAACATCGCCTCGGTGGGCGCCTATCGCTCGGGCACGGGCGATGCCGCCCTCTCCTACAGCGCCAGCAAGGGCGGCCTCGTCGCCCTCACCCGCAGCATGGCGGCCGAATGGGCGCCGCAGGGCATCCGCGTCAACGTCGTCAGCCCGGGCGTCATCGACACCGCCATGGTACGCATCATGGACGATCCCGACGCCGGCTCCGCCTGGCTCGAGGCGCGCGTGCCGATGGGCCGGCTCGGCCGTCCCGACGAGATCGCTGCCGTCGTTTGTTTCCTTGCCTCCGACGAGGCTTCCTACGTCACCGGCGCCGAACTGATCGCCGATGGCGGCTACATGTGCAGGTAA